The following are encoded in a window of Candidatus Aminicenantes bacterium genomic DNA:
- a CDS encoding RtcB family protein, translating into MTWAGKRPACWSTARGRRGPCRRGIQKSRRCTGRSASRCSSRAAWAAGLSRHQAIKLSAGADVRDRLRKQGVLVFSLSSQGLKEEIPEAYKDVDDVVAATVAGGISEKVARLRPLVVIKG; encoded by the coding sequence GAAAACGACCCGCTTGCTGGTCCACCGCAAGGGGGCGACGCGGGCCCTGCCGCCGGGGCATCCAGAAATCCCGGCGGTGTACCGGGAGGTCGGCCAGCCGGTGCTCATCCCGGGCAGCATGGGCAGCCGGCCTCAGCCGCCACCAGGCTATCAAGCTTTCGGCGGGGGCCGATGTCCGCGACCGGTTGCGGAAGCAGGGGGTACTGGTCTTCAGTTTATCCAGCCAGGGCCTGAAAGAAGAGATCCCGGAGGCCTACAAGGATGTCGACGACGTGGTGGCCGCGACCGTGGCCGGCGGCATCTCCGAAAAGGTGGCCAGACTGCGGCCGCTGGTGGTCATCAAGGGCTGA